A single genomic interval of Saccharomyces eubayanus strain FM1318 chromosome IV, whole genome shotgun sequence harbors:
- the SHS1 gene encoding septin SHS1, which yields MSATSTPPMNLFRRKKEHRRGITYTMLLCGPAGTGKSSFANNLLETNIFPHKYQYAETGANISSNPDVKVVAPTKVVSFNSKNGIPSYISEFDPMRASLEPGITITSTSLELGGNKDQGKQETNEDDTVFFNLIMTHGVGENLDDTLCFEEVTSYLEQQFDIVLAEETRIKRNPRFEDTRVHVALYFIEPTGHGLREIDVELMKSISKYTNVLPIISRADSFTKEELIQFRKGIMLDLEKFNVPIFKFEVDPEDDDLESIEENQALASLQPFAIITSDTKNSEGKYVREYPWGVISIDDSKISDLKVLKNVLFGSHLQEFKDTTQNLLYENYRSEKLSSVANTEEIGPSSTKRQSNAPSLSNFASLINTGQFNSSQTLANNLRPDTPRNQVSERFNENEYEGNREHDSTTNEQEMSPVRQMGQEIKQENENLIRSIKSESSPKFMNSPDLPERTKLRNISETVPYVLRHERILARQQKLEELEAQSAKELQKRIQELEKKAHELKLRERLINQNKINDSSSSINSLQQSTRSQIKKGDTYTDLASIVSGRD from the coding sequence ATGAGCGCTACTTCAACACCGCCAATGAATCTGTTTCGCAGAAAGAAGGAACATAGACGCGGGATCACATACACAATGTTGTTATGTGGGCCAGCAGGAACAGGGAAGAGTTCATTTGCTAATAATTTGCTGGAAACTAACATTTTTCCACACAAGTATCAGTATGCTGAAACAGGCGCCAATATTAGCTCCAACCCCGATGTGAAAGTCGTTGCCCCTACCAAAGTCGTCTCATTCAACTCCAAGAATGGGATTCCATCATATATCTCCGAATTCGACCCGATGAGAGCCAGTCTGGAACCCGGTATTACTATCACTTCCACGTCACTGGAGCTTGGAGGCAACAAAGACCAAGGAAAACAGGAAACGAATGAAGACGACAccgtcttcttcaacttgaTCATGACACATGGTGTCGGTGAAAATTTGGACGATACGCTATGTTTTGAAGAGGTTACCTCATATTTAGAGCAACAATTTGATATCGTTCTTGCTGAAGAGACtagaatcaaaagaaaccCAAGGTTCGAGGACACCAGGGTTCATGTCGCGTTGTATTTCATTGAACCTACGGGACATGGTTTGAGAGAAATTGATGTGGAGCTCATGAAAAGCATTTCTAAATATACAAATGTACTACCAATAATATCTAGAGCGGACTCGTTCACCAAGGAAGAACTGATTCAATTTAGGAAAGGCATTATGttagatttggaaaaattcaacGTTCcgattttcaaatttgaagttgatcctgaagacgatgatttAGAATCCATCGAGGAAAACCAAGCATTGGCATCACTGCAACCATTTGCCATTATAACCTCGGATACCAAAAACAGTGAGGGAAAGTACGTAAGGGAGTACCCATGGGGGGTAATATCAATCGATGATAGTAAAATTTCGGACttaaaagttttgaaaaacgtCTTGTTTGGTTCTCATCTACAGGAATTCAAAGACACTACACAGAATTTACTTTACGAAAATTACCGTTCTGAAAAATTGTCATCCGTGGCCAACACTGAAGAGATTGGCCCTAGTTCTACAAAGAGACAATCCAATGCTCCAAGTTTAAGCAACTTTGCATCTTTAATAAATACTGGACAGTTCAACTCTTCTCAAACCTTAGCCAACAATTTGAGACCAGACACACCAAGAAACCAAGTTAGTGAAAGattcaatgaaaatgaatatgAAGGCAATCGTGAACATGATTCTACGACgaatgaacaagaaatgtCACCTGTTAGACAGATGGGCCAGGAGattaaacaagaaaatgaaaatttgataagATCGATCAAATCCGAATCATCGCCAAAGTTTATGAACTCTCCAGATTTACCAGAACGGACCAAATTAAGAAACATTTCAGAAACTGTACCATATGTTTTGAGACATGAAAGGATCTTAGCCagacaacaaaaattagaagaatTAGAAGCTCAATCGGCAAaggaattacaaaaaagaatccaagaattagaaaagaaggcACATGAATTGAAACTGAGAGAAAGGTTAATCaaccaaaataaaataaatgatTCCTCATCCTCAATCAATTCTCTACAACAAAGCACAAGAAGCCAAATTAAGAAAGGTGACACATATACCGATTTAGCATCTATCGTATCTGGTAGGGACTGA
- the WHI4 gene encoding Whi4p, whose product MSLVHGQTNLNESEFLIERAFSSSSENVAFSKEATYPMPNAYSFSTARSNSETNIKRESPQGLVGEPHMTSMLHNFSMSTAHGNGNGNDSSSLAPNDIDVGPYCLLLRNLPKDITLRECYCIFSLATGVSSIELRKDNKEPSNENEKVIVVKFGSLPLVTHYANILNSKSEIFGPSFPFRSHIDVVNEQTQLPVSFQEHATASTTNSSPRNYQLSSSAQNEIQTQTFNTVSHAASNSSPLGPASAKIRPSLLSERSLRFSFNDPFGLETGSQRKESVPFLRNSISQHDLSTVTTTPLPAGIPPSKDAGKSLLLLEKDEINESIWNGDELANDVGGSSFSASLQQPPMSSTPVMEWNSSSSTNIPVFQLSGQDNRQSALLQPSHHSISQNVPHIQSQPNLNNSGVIRSTASLPQYHMLNQMSGTTNAHNVQQHLSNVPSNLELNLQTEHNHSQSSAPNGSSIFNNQKINQGFLTSDQDTTGLPQQKEPSSTAASASASVFPKNNETNVAGSTTISQADLSLLAKVPPPANPADQNPPCNTLYVGNLPPDATEQELRQLFSNQQGFRRLSFRNKMNTHGHGNGHGHGPICFVEFEDVSFATRALAELYGSQLPHPRPSLNNKGGIRLSFSKNPLGVRGSNSRSKTGYSFNGSYGKS is encoded by the coding sequence ATGTCGTTAGTACACGGTCAAACAAATCTAAATGAATCTGAATTTCTTATAGAAAGGGCGTTTAGCTCAAGTTCAGAAAATGTTGCATTTTCTAAGGAGGCAACGTACCCTATGCCTAATGCATATAGTTTTTCAACAGCTAGGAGTAACAGCGAGACTAACATCAAAAGAGAGAGTCCACAGGGTTTGGTCGGAGAACCTCATATGACTTCTATGCTTCACAATTTTTCCATGTCCACGGCGCATGGGAATGGGAACGGAAATGATAGCAGCTCTTTGGCGCCAAATGATATTGACGTTGGCCCTTACTGCCTATTATTAAGGAACTTACCGAAGGACATCACCTTAAGAGAATGCTATTGTATATTCTCGTTGGCTACGGGAGTATCGAGTATAGAACTAAGAAAGGATAACAAAGAACCCtccaatgaaaatgaaaaagttatTGTGGTTAAATTTGGATCCTTACCGTTAGTTACACATTATGctaatattttgaattcgAAATCTGAAATTTTCGGACCTAGCTTTCCATTCAGATCTCATATTGATGTGGTGAATGAACAAACGCAACTGCCAGTGAGTTTTCAAGAACATGCTACAGCTAGCACAACAAACAGCTCACCCAGGAATTACCAATTATCTTCTAGTGCGCAAAACGAAATCCAAACTCAAACTTTCAATACTGTATCACACGCGGCATCTAATTCTTCTCCTCTAGGACCAGCGTCAGCCAAAATAAGGCCCTCACTACTTTCTGAAAGATCCTTGCGTTTTTCATTCAATGATCCTTTTGGGCTAGAAACAGGTTCTCAGAGGAAGGAATCAGTGCCTTTCCTGCGAAACAGTATCTCACAGCACGATTTATCCACTGTAACCACTACTCCATTACCAGCAGGAATTCCGCCCTCAAAAGATGCCGGTAAATCCCTATTGCTAttagaaaaagatgaaataaatgaaaGCATTTGGAATGGTGATGAATTGGCTAATGATGTTGGTGGTTCTTCATTCAGTGCATCTTTACAACAGCCTCCGATGTCTTCAACACCTGTAATGGAGTGGAATTCTTCCTCGTCTACTAATATTCctgtttttcaattatcTGGCCAAGACAATCGTCAATCTGCTCTGTTACAGCCATCGCATCATTCTATCAGCCAGAATGTTCCACATATTCAATCACAACCCAATTTGAACAATTCAGGAGTAATACGTTCTACAGCCTCTCTACCACAGTATCATATGTTGAATCAAATGAGTGGTACTACCAATGCGCATAACGTGCAACAGCATCTTTCAAATGTTCCATCTAATTTAGAGCTTAACTTGCAAACCGAACATAACCACTCACAATCTTCTGCTCCTAATGgttcttcaattttcaataaccaaaaaataaatcaagGTTTTTTAACAAGTGACCAAGATACTACTGGACTACCACAACAGAAAGAACCATCTTCTACTGctgcttctgcttctgcttctgTTTTCCCGAAGAATAATGAAACAAATGTGGCAGGTTCCACAACTATATCACAGGCTGACTTGTCATTATTGGCTAAAGTGCCTCCACCGGCTAACCCTGCGGACCAAAATCCCCCATGTAATACTTTATATGTGGGTAATTTACCGCCTGATGCAACGGAACAAGAATTAAGGCAATTGTTTTCTAACCAACAGGGATTCCGCAGGTTATCTTTCAGGAATAAAATGAACACGCACGGCCATGGCAACGGTCATGGACATGGTCCAATTTGTTTCGTGGAATTTGAAGATGTCAGCTTTGCCACTAGGGCATTAGCTGAATTATATGGTAGTCAATTGCCTCATCCTCGTCCTTCATTAAATAACAAAGGAGGTATTAGATTaagtttttccaaaaacCCCTTAGGTGTGAGAGGTTCAAACAGCAGGAGCAAAACTGGATATAGTTTCAATGGAAGTTACGGAAAATCATGA
- the HBT1 gene encoding Hbt1p produces the protein MNMNEPLSKDGQGEEEQNNHTFDGKPGSYDSNSNAAQRKKSFSTTKPTEYNLPKKQPESTANNLETKAKNILLPWRKKHNKDSESSSANTGTNDHSDANMGHNSNVGSGLDPTIAPSTQPQTMSISSPNIKTTPPTTYGSTNASSSPNVKTTPTHEHAHSHSKTATSPTVTRAHANVNTGPTATAATHEHSHTKTTPPIHGHANVKTGPTATTATTATHATHEHSHAKTSPPTHVHAHDSTTPNPATTTTHGYAHVKTTYPATTGPNASAAATTHGHAYVKTTYPVAQGHTNPTVSPSTNQNHSNVKASPSANMKHSNVNPIIKPDSNVTSNVDSGLNRDTIPGGFPSTSSNTNAKASSGVKSVNPNDPSIYTGTTSSTDANDSKKSDSTTTGTPHDTIKEIAEKVKMNESEQTGLKNDQISGSDPIPRHTMDPKNNKKGITGMAMGSGPSSQQPSYNDNMMNVQYPEKTKVEKQNISENAAEKFKNERDDILNKGDDHEPHIIKSKSDSNWGPIDYKTDNGKNKNLQDVVVPSGMKDNSRGDTSEKPNTKWGGSMEPTRSDNLHDVVGSQNVGGNIPKSTTQNVVLPPAMKDEDLNKGKFNSRKPDEYGLDYLDDVEDDDDHGINDYTNVKDEDHYNMSAQREEKPDYSRYEAARKIPGAFKVDALSSSIQRQDDDALSPKQKTYYSSNVTKVDSSQGKYEFSNMSGNSKPTDLSKNTSGPTPTRVNLVDQIKPRGAENMSSNGKGSDTTASGKTENTGIGSGVAAFDNSRTADTTYAKSGDAVTAAYDNIRNTGSRRVESENADTTAFVNTGKADISHAKSRDADTAYAQEKPLQQQTAYGSGSDATSHESSSDDDIDVNKNRKVLNNDASDYKREVDLKNQRRTNIGGTEAASAYAAEVGNFPSLIDPQVPTYGFKDDNTPDPQKKASLSSPTESTGPEAANYSIHNEATSQGRKVSVGSVGSGKSKQHHHHSMKNSSKSPDYDYTSTNSSEQAPRHHTHGTDEGEEQEYEGEEQEGEERTGKQNFMGRVRKSISGGTFGFRSEI, from the coding sequence ATGAACATGAACGAGCCTTTGTCCAAAGATGGCCAAGgcgaagaagaacaaaacaaccaCACTTTCGACGGTAAGCCAGGCTCCTACGACTCTAACTCTAACGCTGCTCAACGCAAAAAATCGTTCAGCACCACTAAACCAACAGAATACAACTTGCCCAAGAAACAACCGGAATCAACTGCCAACAACCTAGAAACTAAGgcaaaaaatattcttttgcCTTGGAGAAAGAAGCATAACAAGGACTCGGAAAGCTCGAGCGCCAACACCGGTACTAATGATCATTCCGACGCTAATATGGGCCACAACTCAAACGTTGGCTCTGGTCTAGATCCAACCATCGCCCCCAGCACTCAGCCTCAAACCATGTCTATTTCAAGCCCTAACATCAAAACAACTCCTCCTACTACTTACGGAAGCACTAATGCAAGCTCCAGCCCTAACGTAAAGACCACACCTACCCACGAACACGCACACTCACATTCAAAGACTGCAACCTCTCCAACTGTCACTCGGGCGCACGCCAACGTCAACACTGGACCTACAGCTACTGCTGCCACCCACGAGCACTCCCACACCAAGACCACACCMCCCATTCACGGGCACGCCAACGTCAAAACCGGACCTACAGCCACTACCGCCACTACCGCCACTCACGCCACACATGAGCACTCCCACGCAAAGACTTCCCCACCCACTCATGTACATGCTCACGACAGTACTACCCCTAACCCTGCTACCACTACCACACACGGGTACGCTCATGTCAAGACTACGTATCCTGCCACCACTGGCCCTAATgcttctgctgctgctacTACGCACGGGCACGCCTACGTCAAGACTACATATCCTGTCGCCCAAGGTCATACCAATCCTACAGTCAGTCCCTCCACCAACCAAAACCACTCTAATGTCAAAGCTAGTCCTTCCGCCAATATGAAACATTCTAATGTCAATCCTATCATTAAGCCAGATTCAAACGTTACCAGTAATGTTGACTCGGGCTTGAACCGTGACACTATTCCTGGCGGTTTTCCAAGCACATCTTCGAACACAAATGCCAAAGCTAGCTCTGGTGTAAAATCCGTTAACCCTAATGACCCAAGCATCTATACAGGTACAACCTCATCCACGGATGCTAATGACTCTAAGAAGTCTGATAGTACTACTACTGGAACTCCACACGATACcataaaagaaattgcaGAAAAGGTCAAAATGAACGAGAGCGAACAAACTGGTTTGAAGAATGACCAAATTTCGGGTTCTGACCCAATTCCAAGGCACACCATGGACCCCAAGAATAACAAGAAGGGAATTACTGGTATGGCAATGGGAAGTGGTCCATCCAGCCAACAGCCTTCATACAATGATAATATGATGAACGTTCAATACCCTGAAAAGACCAAAGTcgaaaagcaaaatatcTCTGAAAACGCTGCCGAAAAGTTCAAGAATGAAAGAGAcgatattttgaataaaggTGATGATCACGAACCGCATATTATCAAGTCCAAATCGGACTCTAACTGGGGTCCCATTGACTACAAAACTGATAATGGTAAGAACAAGAATCTACAGGACGTTGTTGTACCCTCTGGCATGAAAGACAACTCTCGTGGTGATACGTCTGAAAAACCAAATACCAAGTGGGGGGGATCTATGGAGCCTACTAGGAGCGACAACCTGCATGATGTTGTTGGTTCTCAAAACGTCGGCGGAAACATCCCTAAAAGCACCACTCAGAACGTCGTGTTGCCACCAGCCATGAAGGATGAAGATTTGAACAAGGGTAAATTTAACTCAAGAAAACCCGATGAATACGGATTGGATTATTTGGACGAtgttgaagatgacgacgatCATGGTATTAACGATTACACAAATGTAAAGGACGAAGACCACTATAACATGTCTGCGCAACGCGAAGAAAAGCCGGATTATAGTCGTTACGAAGCTGCAAGGAAAATCCCGGGTGCCTTCAAAGTTGATGCATTATCTAGCTCAATTCAAAGACAAGATGATGATGCGTTATCCCCAAAGCAGAAAACTTACTACTCTAGCAATGTAACAAAGGTAGACTCAAGTCAAGGAAAGTACGAATTCTCCAACATGTCTGGCAATAGCAAGCCTACTGACTTAAGTAAAAACACTTCAGGTCCAACACCAACCCGTGTCAACCTCGTTGATCAAATTAAACCAAGAGGAGCTGAAAACATGTCATCTAACGGCAAGGGTTCTGACACTACTGCATCAGGCAAGACCGAAAATACCGGTATCGGTTCTGGTGTTGCCGCATTTGATAACAGTAGAACTGCAGACACTACATATGCTAAATCAGGAGACGCTGTTACTGCTGCTTACGACAACATTAGAAACACTGGTAGCAGACGTGTAGAATCAGAAAACGCTGATACTACAGCATTTGTTAATACCGGGAAAGCAGACATTTCACATGCCAAATCAAGAGATGCTGATACTGCTTATGCTCAGGAAAAACCATTGCAACAGCAGACTGCTTATGGGTCCGGTAGTGACGCCACAAGCCACGAATCTTCtagtgatgatgatattgaCGTGAACAAGAATCGGAAGGTCTTGAACAATGATGCATCTGACTACAAGCGTGAAgtagatttgaaaaatcagcGCAGAACCAACATTGGTGGCACTGAGGCCGCAAGTGCGTACGCTGCTGAAGTTGGTAATTTCCCAAGTTTGATCGATCCTCAAGTTCCAACTTATGGATTCAAAGATGATAATACTCCGGATCCACAAAAAAAGGCATCATTATCCTCCCCGACCGAATCTACCGGCCCAGAAGCTGCCAACTACTCGATTCACAATGAAGCCACTTCTcaaggaagaaaagtttCTGTGGGCTCGGTAGGCTCTGGTAAATCAAAGCAGCATCATCATCACAGTATGAAGAACTCTTCCAAATCACCTGATTACGATTATACTTCAACCAACTCCTCAGAACAAGCTCCAAGACACCATACTCATGGCACTGATGAAGgtgaagaacaagaatatGAAGGcgaagaacaagaaggtGAGGAACGCACTGGCAAGCAAAATTTCATGGGCAGAGTGAGAAAGAGTATTTCTGGTGGTACTTTTGGATTCAGAAGTGAAATTTAA
- the FMP45 gene encoding Fmp45p: MIFKRFVNILVFLFLLGAGLLTFFLILSGGRQSGTLKNFYWLQADTNGFNSAPATTRWYNYEWCGYDNGQLANCSSKAPAKPFSPRDNFGDSPNLPSSFRDHRKTYYYLSRVGWAMLLIGLFFIAMALVPAFLATFLPFKAVPVLYCVLSWLALFFIVLAACLYTGCYVKARKAFHKGGRPAKLGVKNFAFIWTSVFLMLANAIWSTIFSATHKGRSSCSDHDMYAQYESPSIDTGNQLEKSTYTSGTTDGAGPVAVAPVIGQPQPATAAKGGDGKFFQKLRTRKHSPSADLEPAEDGGLAGPVTAR, translated from the coding sequence atgattttcaaaaggttCGTTAATATTCTGGTGTTTTTATTCCTACTAGGTGCCGGCTTGTTGAcgttttttcttattttgtCTGGAGGCAGACAATCGGGGACGCTGAAGAACTTCTATTGGCTACAGGCCGATACTAACGGGTTCAACAGCGCTCCCGCTACCACAAGATGGTACAACTACGAATGGTGTGGCTACGACAACGGCCAGCTGGCCAATTGCTCAAGCAAGGCTCCCGCCAAGCCCTTTTCCCCCAGAGACAACTTCGGCGACTCGCCCAACTTGCCCTCGTCGTTCAGGGACCACCGCAAGACTTACTACTACCTGTCCAGGGTCGGTTGGGCCATGCTGCTGATCGggctcttcttcatcgccATGGCACTGGTGCCCGCGTTCCTGGCCACTTTTCTTCCATTCAAGGCTGTGCCCGTGCTTTACTGTGTGCTGTCTTGGCTggctcttttcttcattgtcCTGGCCGCGTGTCTGTACACCGGATGCTACGTGAAGGCAAGAAAGGCCTTCCACAAAGGTGGACGGCCTGCGAAGTTGGGTGTCAAGAACTTTGCGTTCATCTGGACATCCGTCTTCTTGATGCTTGCTAACGCTATCTGGTCTACCATTTTCAGCGCTACCCACAAGGGCCGCTCGTCTTGCTCCGACCACGACATGTACGCCCAGTACGAGAGCCCATCCATTGACACTGGTAATCAGCTAGAAAAGTCTACCTACACCAGCGGTACCACAGACGGTGCCGGCCCGGTCGCGGTAGCTCCCGTAATTGGCCAGCCTCAACCCGCTACCGCCGCTAAGGGTGGCGACGGCAAGTTTTTCCAGAAACTGAGAACAAGAAAGCACTCGCCCTCTGCTGATCTAGAACCAGCCGAAGACGGCGGTCTTGCTGGGCCTGTCACTGCACGCTAG
- the CDC13 gene encoding telomere-binding protein CDC13 yields the protein MDTFEEPECPPHKPRAFVKSTKEFEDYPNNAIVPVQFVSLLTSIRLTETKCLLGFSNFESGKDQAKQCYTVKLKFKDKNTERLARMTISLVCRYFDIELPDLDLDTESCSTFILEDIHFERLCFASCKTLYVSQHGNYTLFLEDIKPLDLAYVINTLSKGPKNCSNGVSLSAPNVGPNLKESLATIFDNLITMNRDQKNSFKFVKLIHYDTEVKEFIQERQRLLLRKSKPNPVDPFFVPHRLGAASLESQNEFNSQLMTLNVDEEVTNTSSTRDDLDAHSDPIEDSDVSSSSSTGTFLSSRSYIQSQTPERKTKVPNDWPHHGSERKKRKLSFTDRTAPSSQLGIDYERLSMASLGSMERFEGKFVGMYPPEFHSVDEFKHCTLKLYFTPLPLSAGLDRVLVPGVNCLEIILPTVERIRDLFGSLNCQSDKISAILLMDKPGLVTAEIERILWDNDETVSPGLAVWSLKNIRTDAHAHPPAPLASLPSNPPRLKMRELAKKDPTIEFRELALSAFDTKFVTMFGMVVSCSFDKPAFVSFVFTDFTKNDITQNYLYDRYLVDYEAKLELDEGFKAIMYKNQFEVFDSRIEKIFGRRLKDLQNGNDENVSQHGIVCRMNMKVKIYNGKLNAIVRECVPIPYAQANTLATPTQFEHLRSFYQRAFGRLGESAISRYFDQYTTFFPIQRNKHHLAELQPAAAKHSPEPAPLQTAPPLREEYIPDLNADVESFDVEFTDIFPLLHSLTRGRSLQPQPHKNHTLYSCEGRVVAIECHPTDLCFHITDELTPSQTRGPDPQRVLQLHITTPKNLAYFFNRTSAFLQSQDLDGRHTQLAQFLGHRFKFNITSSRLLLPAAAAAAATALQIWCPIECTFQELQQQHAYTAAAAAGSGSPGGINADPPRLLAALDGVTVKREDADDAVTAGLSAS from the coding sequence ATGGACACCTTCGAAGAACCAGAATGTCCTCCACATAAACCTCGTGCATTTGTAAAATCAACGAAAGAGTTTGAGGATTATCCAAACAACGCAATCGTTCCTGTCCAGTTCGTGTCGCTTTTAACTTCAATACGATTGACTGAAACAAAATGTTTGTTGGgattttctaattttgaaagtggGAAAGATCAGGCGAAACAATGTTACACAGTCAAGTTAAAgttcaaagacaaaaatacAGAAAGGTTAGCAAGAATGACAATATCCTTGGTTTGTCGATATTTCGACATCGAATTACCAGATTTAGATTTGGACACAGAATCATGCTCTACATTTATACTGGAGGATATTCATTTCGAAAGGCTGTGCTTTGCGAGCTGCAAAACCTTATACGTGTCGCAACACGGGAACTACACCCtatttttggaagacaTCAAGCCATTGGATTTAGCATACGTCATAAACACCTTATCAAAAGGGCCTAAAAACTGTAGCAACGGAGTTTCTTTATCGGCACCAAATGTAGGGCCGAATTTGAAGGAATCCCTCGCGACTATTTTCGACAATTTGATTACAATGAACAGAGATCAGAAAAACAGTTTTAAGTTTGTGAAGTTGATACACTATGATACAGAGGTCAAAGAGTTTATCCAAGAACGACAAAGGCTTCTATTACGGAAATCAAAGCCCAACCCAGTCGATCCCTTTTTTGTTCCCCACAGATTGGGCGCTGCTTCTCTTGAATCGCAGAATGAATTCAACTCGCAGCTTATGACGCTCAAtgtagatgaagaagttacAAACACGAGCAGCACAAGAGACGACCTGGATGCGCACTCGGACCCCATTGAGGATTCTGACGTttcatcatcctcttctACGGGCACGTTTCTAAGCTCTAGATCGTATATCCAGTCGCAGACTCCTGAAAGGAAAACTAAAGTACCCAACGACTGGCCCCACCATGGttcagaaagaaaaaaaagaaaactgtCTTTCACGGACCGTACGGCTCCTTCATCACAACTCGGTATCGATTATGAACGGCTTTCCATGGCCAGCTTAGGCTCGATGGAAAGATTCGAGGGGAAGTTTGTCGGGATGTACCCGCCCGAGTTCCACAGTGTGGATGAATTTAAGCATTGCACTCTAAAACTGTATTTCACACCATTGCCGCTATCCGCGGGCTTGGACCGAGTACTGGTACCGGGTGTGAACTGCCTCGAGATCATACTCCCTACCGTTGAACGAATCCGTGACCTGTTTGGTAGTTTGAACTGTCAAAGCGACAAGATATCAGCGATTCTATTAATGGACAAACCGGGTCTGGTTACCGCAGAGATTGAACGGATTCTGTGGGACAATGACGAAACCGTTAGTCCCGGCTTGGCGGTCTGGAGCTTGAAGAATATCCGCACTGACGCCCATGCGCACCCGCCCGCGCCACTAGCATCATTACCGTCAAACCCGCCTCGATTGAAGATGCGGGAACTGGCCAAGAAGGACCCCACCATCGAATTCCGTGAGTTGGCGTTGAGCGCGTTCGATACCAAGTTCGTCACCATGTTCGGCATGGTGGTGTCTTGCTCCTTTGACAAGCCTGCGTTCGTCTCGTTTGTCTTCACCGATTTTACCAAGAACGACATCACCCAGAACTACCTCTACGACAGATACCTGGTGGACTACGAGGCCAAACTGGAGCTCGATGAAGGCTTCAAAGCCATCATGTACAAGAACCAGTTCGAAGTGTTCGACTCCCGCATCGAGAAAATATTCGGCAGGCGCCTTAAGGATCTGCAGAACGGCAATGACGAAAACGTGTCGCAGCACGGGATAGTATGCAGGATGAACATGAAAGTGAAAATCTACAACGGCAAGCTGAACGCCATCGTGCGCGAATGCGTACCGATCCCGTACGCCCAGGCAAACACCCTAGCGACGCCCACGCAGTTCGAGCATCTGCGGTCGTTCTACCAGCGGGCATTCGGCAGACTCGGCGAGTCTGCCATCTCCCGCTACTTCGACCAGTACACTACGTTTTTCCCCatacaaagaaacaagcaCCACCTCGCGGAACTGCAACCCGCCGCGGCAAAACACAGCCCAGAACCGGCACCGTTACAGACCGCACCACCCCTCAGGGAAGAGTACATCCCGGACCTGAACGCAGACGTCGAGTCCTTCGACGTCGAGTTCACTGACATCTTCCCGCTCCTCCACTCTTTGACCCGCGGCCGCTCACTGCAACCGCAGCCGCACAAGAACCACACGCTGTACAGCTGCGAGGGCCGCGTCGTCGCCATCGAGTGCCACCCAACGGACCTCTGTTTCCACATCACGGATGAACTTACGCCCTCGCAAACCCGTGGCCCGGATCCGCAACGTGTGCTGCAATTGCACATCACTACTCCCAAGAACCTCGCGTACTTTTTCAACCGCACAAGCGCTTTCCTACAGAGCCAGGACCTCGACGGAAGACACACACAACTGGCGCAGTTTCTGGGACACCGATTCAAGTTCAACATAACCTCCTCGCGGTTGCTGCTGCCggcggcagcagcagcagcagcaacagcattGCAGATCTGGTGTCCCATCGAATGCACTTTCCAGGAattgcagcagcagcacGCCTACACGGCCGCAGCAGCAGCCGGTTCAGGGAGCCCTGGCGGAATTAACGCTGATCCACCGCGCCTACTTGCCGCGCTAGATGGCGTCACCGTGAAAAGGGAGGACGCCGATGACGCCGTGACCGCCGGGTTGTCCGCCTCGTGA
- the DTD1 gene encoding D-tyrosyl-tRNA(Tyr) deacylase, which yields MVSQASVAVDSKVISSIKHGYMLLVGISTEDSIAEVEKLSKKVLNLRIFEDDSKNLWKKNIKEVNGEILSVSQFTLMARTKKGTKPDFHLAQKGHIAKELYEEFLKLLRNDLGEEKVKDGEFGAMMSCSLTNEGPVTIILDTD from the exons ATGGTCAGCCAAGCGTCTGTAGCAGTTGATTCTAAGGTCATTTCAAG TATTAAACATGGCTATATGCTCTTAGTAGGTATTTCCACTGAAGATTCTATAGCCGAGGTGGAAAAATTATCCAAGAAGGTTCTCAATTTGAGAATCTTTGAGGATGACTCCAAGAATTtgtggaagaaaaacattaaAGAGGTTAACGGTGAAATTCTATCTGTGTCCCAATTCACATTGATGGCAAGGACCAAGAAGGGAACCAAACCTGACTTCCACCTAGCTCAAAAGGGTCACATTGCTAAAGAGCTTTACgaagagtttttgaaattacTAAGAAACGATTTAGGGGAAGAGAAAGTTAAAGATGGTGAGTTCGGGGCCATGATGAGCTGTTCGTTAACCAATGAGGGCCCAGTTACGATAATACTTGATACTGATTAG